A stretch of DNA from Macrotis lagotis isolate mMagLag1 chromosome X, bilby.v1.9.chrom.fasta, whole genome shotgun sequence:
TCAATTATAGATTGGTCTTCAAACACAGAAACTCACTTAACTTccattaataatattatataagatTCACTCATAAATTTATCCAAAATTTCCTGAACCCATTTGTGTTATATTTTCAGCCTTCATTTGTCTATCAAATAGTTTTGGAGGTTTATTTACAACTAGGTAAAGCAGTGGCTCCTTCCACTGGCTTGAGTCACTATTACCAGGATACCTTTATTTTCAAGTTGTGGAACATATTGGATATAAAGTCACATACCAATCCAAGTGGTTCTGCTTTCTATCTAATTCCAAGGCTGCATTCAGTGATACAAGGAAAAACAGTCTCTGTCTAAATTATCTAGATTGTCTCTATTTAAATCCCTTCAATTAGCTTCTCCAAACCTTTTCTTTCCTCAAACCCAATCCTTCCCTATTTCCACCATCAAGGGAAGGCCTTATCTCTGACTTCCCTACTTTATACATTAAAACCCTATATTCactcatcctctcctcctttattcttgTGTTCTGTCAAGGTCAATCCCTCTTAATTGTGCCCTTGATCCCATCCCTTCATCTCCTCCAATATCTTGCCCTATCAGTCATCCTTAATCTTTATCTATGCCccctcaaccaaaaaaaaaaattatttctaaatttgcCACTGCCTCCATACCTGCTTGACCAGAAACATTCACATGATCCTGATTCCCCTCAAGTTAccaatttagttttcttccctTTTGCTCCCAAATTCCTAGGAAGACTCTACACTCACTCCCTCCTCTTCTTAACCCCTTGTAATTTGAGGCTGTTCTCTCTAAAGTCAACAATAGtctctcaactataaaatctcctaTGCTAGATCATTTTTTGCCCTCCCCAGCTTAGATAATCATTTCCAATGGCttattatttcaagaaataaagaCCAAGTCCTCTGTTTGGCTCCAATCTGCAATTCTATCTGTTgtatcctcccctcttcccccaaagGTTTGAATGTCATTTCTCTAAAGATGATTTCTAAATCTATGTATCTATTTGTAATCTCACTCCTAAACTCCAATGCATCTTTGTTGAATCTTCCTAGATGTTCTCTAAattatcttaaactcaacatgttcataACAACCACATCTCCTAAACTTGTTACTtctccaaacttctctatttctgttgagaATACCAAGTCTCTCAGTCACCAGGTTCAAAATCTCAGATatattcttcattcttctctcctCTGTATCCCTTATCTCCAGTCAGCTGACTTGTTGATTTTATATCCACAATATTTCTGTCTACATCTGTCTATTCATACAGCCACTACCCTACTTCAGACCTAGTCACTTAAACTTCCACAATAACCTCCTAATTAATCTTCCTGCTTCCAGTAACCCTCATTTCCAATCCACTCTTCCATGCAGCTGCCAAAATAACACTCCTAAAGCAGATAGGTCTGACCACTTTGAAACATCCAGGGGTGCCCTGTCATCTTAAGAACAAATTACAAAATCCTCAGGCCATCTACCTTTGCATACTTATTTTCCCTTTATGAACTTCCCACTCCAACCAAGTTGGATTAGTTTTCTGAATTGAAGATCTATGTCCTGTCATCTCTTATACCTGGGATActatcttccttctcctctccatcTCTCAAAATTCCTTTCTTCCAGGCAAAATTCTTCCTTAGCCTACAGGCTTGGGGCTCTTAAATTTTCTAcataataacaaaatgaaaaggtccttgagggcagctTTGATTCCATGCAAGGATTTTTATCactagcacttaacacagtgccttaaACATCAAAGATCAAAGCATTTATAGACAAAGTTGAAGTAAAATAGAGgcagagaaaaacaaattgaacatgagatttttaaaatgcatttcttaAATGATAGttgaaataaaaactattttatcaAAAAACTTTATGATgatgtttatttaatatttaatatgactgcttaagtttttgcaagtcatTTCAGAAATCAAAAAGACTTCAATTGTCTTTGTTTGTGTCTAGGATTTGTTTCACAATAAACAAACCATCTTCCACGCCTTTTCACAAAGTAACAGTCCTTGCAGCGCTTCTTTAGAACAGCTTTTGTTTTAAACCCAAGAGCAGGTTGAAAAGATGGAAGCAAGTAACGtgaaagaaatggatgaattacTGAGCTATACTTCACAGGACCTGCATCTCTGGGAACTGCACTTTGTCGTGATGCAAACAGGAATGCAGAGACTGAGAAAGGTTTTGCTGGACATCTGCTCAGATGGAAAAGAGGACTGCTGATCGTAAGCATCATTTTCTTTACAAACAGAGATGTCATGTTTTTAGCCAAAcctgaggaagaagaaagaagatattttatttctcctataTTTGATACTACTTATAGCCTTTCCCCATTTTATtcaatgttttcatttcattcattcattcattcattcattcattcaactattATCCCCAGACCCATTATAACAAAAACCACAGGTCATTCATAGTTTTGGATTGGTAGAAATGGacattattaaaaatgatgatgcttaggagggtacagggcaaatcCCACCCTCCCATagtgaaaaagcaaataaaatgttttaaatacagcaacaacaaaaaaaaggtatattattaGGCAGACAACACTTCTATTCTTGGCATCACTTAGACATATACACCTactcagacagacagacagagacagacagacagacagacagacacacacacacacacacacacacacacacacaccttaaaaTCTGTAGATCTTTTTAGTGTTTGTCTCTGTTGAGTAGTTTATTTTCCTAGTGGGGTTGAttgtaataataatgtttgacttcattcccaaagaagaccacgatatcagggaggtgataccatgacaagcatgtgaactggatttgagtgaaggggtatagtgctaagtcaccagcctcactttctttccagagccctctgggtccagatatgaatcaggacaactggagatggcactggaacAGGGTTATGGGACTTGCCAAGggcctgaggtcagattcaaactcctgtcctcctgattccaaggccagtgttctatctactgcacctccATTTGGgataaactggaagaaaatgaggTCAATTTATACGTGACAGCAAAGCAAAAGCTTAAGAAAGCTCCTGCTCAGTTCCCCTGATAAACTACTTTCCTCAGAGaggataaatgtaaaaattaaagaatgttGTTGCAACCACAGCATTTAGACACCCTTAATAATCCACACTATGTTACAGAATATGTAAAAAATTTATCATTGCTAATATTACATTTAACTATGTACTTggcaataaaattacataagtAAAGTGCAGTAAAACAATTCCATCTATAATAAGCTGACTTTATCAACAGCTGAACAAGTATACAAAGCTTCagattataaaattaataaaattaattctagTAATGTACTGAAATAAAAGGGCAGATGGAATTCCTTTAGATGACTGGTCCTTTGTTTAATGTTCTCATCAATACTTGCATAAAGAATAGATATGCTTATCAAATTTTACATGAGATAGGACTGGGAGCTAACATATAACAGTTGAGATCCAAAAAGTTTTCTATAATCTAGAACATTAAGCTGAATCTAACAAGATGAAATAAACTTTTACATTTAggttcaaaaaaaatcaacttcacaaaaaCAGAATAGGGGTCATATGGTCAAATAGCTATTTATAGGAAAACTATCTGGAGATTTTAGTAGACTTCAAGCTAAATGAGTTAATTACGGTCAAAAAGACTAaagtgtggggtggctaggtggcacagtggataaagcaccagccctggagtcaggagtacctgggttcaaatctggttttaaaCACTtaagttacctagctgtgtggccttgggcaagtcacttaaccccatttgccttgcaaaacaaaaaaacctaaaaaaaaaagactaaagtgaCCTTGATATACTCTATCCCAGTCAAGTAAAGAATATCAGTATTGGAAGGGGGTCTCAGGGGTCTCCTAGTCCAATCCAAACCTGAAAATCAATACATCAAGTCTTTGCATGATGTACTTCAGTGAGGGGGATACCACCAAGGCCAACCTTTCCACTTGGTCAAAGTTCTAAATTGAAGATGTTCCCTCTTCACATCAAGTCTGAATGCATCTCTGCAATTTCCACCCACCATCTCTAGTTCTGATCTCTTGAGGacaaacagaacaagtctaatccctcATCCACAGAATATCCTTTCAAGAACCTAAAGACAAGCATCCATCATGTCCTGCCCTTAATTGTCTTCTCTATCCtacatttcttcaattttttcagtgagTCCTTATACTGGAAGTCCTTCACCAATCAGGTAGCCCTTCTCTGAACAGCCTCCAGCtcatcaatgtctttcctaaactGTGGAGCCCAAATCTGAACACAGTCCTTCAGAAGTGGTCTGACCAGTGCAGAGCAAAGCTGTACTCTCTCACACATCCTTATTACTGTGAACTGTGGCTGTTTTAATCAAGCACAAAAAGCCTTCTTTTGGGAGGTTTCAAGCGATCTTGTAGGCCCCCAAAATATCCAGACCTTTTTTTCAGACTAACTGTTGTTAGAGCCATGACCTCTGTACCCATTTGGCACTTGTTAGATCATCCTTGAATCCAAGAATAGAATGTTTATACCTATTTTATTCTTTGGAGATTCAGAACTGTATCTCTCTCtacacactgtgtgtgtgtgtgtgtgtgtgtgtgtgtgtgtgtgtgtgtgtgtgtgtgtaaagagaaAGAATTCTAGGGAAATACTGCTAAACTAGAAACCAAGAAAGTCTTGAGATAATGCCGTGTAAGAATGAGttgaaaaaattgttgaaaagtTAATCTGGAGAATATTCAAAAGAGTCAAGGCAACTTTACTCCAGTATCTGAAGAATTGTCACACTGAAGATAAATTAAAACTTCTGCTTGGTCTCACAATGAAGAACTAGGCACATTGAGCAGGACAAATTTAGACATAATAACAGAACTGTCCTAAAGTAAAAGGGATGTTCTCCAGAAAGAATGGTTTCTCCTTCACTAGAGCTCTGTTTTGTTGTAAAGGGAATTCTCAATGGGatctttttccaattcatttctaTGACCTTGTGTAACATACTCCGTTCTATGTCACCGATGACTTCAAAATTTCAACCCAAACACTTCCATAATTAAAACAGGACAGCACTAGAAAACGTTATTTCTAAGTTTCCATGGCCCGGGTCTATACAGGAGAAGCCAGATTCAAAATCTGAGAATTATCAGGTCTGCATCAGTCCCGAGTCAGTGAACAGGGCCACTACTCCCTGGTTCTATAGGAGATTAGCAGCTTCCTGTGTATGCCTTTGCATAAGTAATAACAAGAGCGCTTGGTGACATTAATATTGGGCAAGGGACTTACTTTGATAAGCTTCCATTCTAGGGGACTTAATGCCAAGTGTTGAGTTtgatcaatgaatgaatgaataaacagcCCTTCAAACACTTTCCTTCCAAGCTTTAAGAGAAGGAGCCATGTGGGAGGGAGCAGATGCAAATGTGACCATCTGTATTTTACACCACgagaatactaaataaaataccaaaagGTTAAGAGCTGTGTCCAAGCTCACCTTCATCTCAAATGAGTCAAATCTTGTCCCTGAAGCCCAGCAAATGGTAAATGCTTCAGAAATGTTTGTTGTCTACGTGGATGCTTCTGTGGCtttaacctccctgggcctcagcgCGCCCAGCTGCAAAATGGGTGGTGGGCACTGGGCctagctggccctggagtccctTATATTACAATAATGACACTAAGGGGCATCCAGCCCCGGAgtcagccctgagttcaaatccggcctcagacacttacttccccagctgtgtggcctccgCTAGCCACTTGGCCCCGCTGCCCCCCACACCCCAAGCGCTCCGGCTCCGAAGCCGGGCAGGAGGCGGGCctcgcgggggggggggggggaagggggaggggacgctaacttttaaaaactgaaagttGACATAAATTGGCCTTTAAAGATGTAAATGAAAGCGCGGCCGCGCCCACCGGCCCCACACCGCGCCCCTTTTCCAGGTGGGGGAACTGAGTCCGGAGCGGCGCCCGGGCTGGGCCGGGCGCTCACTCCAGGTCACTGCCGGAGCGGCGGGGACGCGGTCCCTTTAAACAGGGCGCCGGGCGGAAGCAGGGGCAGCAGGCCCCGCCCACGGCCGGGGGGAGGGACAGGAGGCCCCGCCCACGGCCGGGGGAGGGACAGGAGGCCCCGCCCACGGTCGTGGGAGGGGCGGCAGGCCCCGCCCAcggccgggggggggggccctCCGGAGCTCGCGAGGCCGGCCCCCGCCCGCTGCGGCGCCACAAAGCCACTGACCTGGCGCTGGAGGCGGAGTGCGAGCTCTCCGCGACGCCTTCCTCCCGGGTCGCGCCGACCGATTCACGGGCAGAGGGGAGACCGCGCCACAACTTTGCCCAAGGCGCGCCGAGGAGTCGGGCTTCTCGAGGACTCTGCGCACGGGTTACGTCTTCTGCGTCACCACGCAGGGAGACGCACGAAGGCGCGTTCGCCCTCTTTCCAGGAGCAAAGATGGCGCCTTCGGCGGTCACGTGGTGGGTCGCTGGGCTGTACCCTTCCCCTTGGGGGAATTCCTGTCAGGGATCCACCTAACAGTTACATTCCTTGAAAAAttgtaaagagaatttttttaaaccaacatAATTGACCcggatacaatttttttttgtatttacatttttatattacaaaatatattcaaaaactttatatacaaaaataaaaacattatacacacatatttggttgttgttcagtagtgTTTGATGCTTCGTggtttcttagcaaaaatactggagtggtttgactgATAATTATTACTAAGGACCACCATTATTATTATACATAAGCAACCCTTTTTCACATGTCCAAGCATACAGCTGAAGCCCTGTCCAAATTCCATTTAAACACGAATCCTCTTCCCTAAAACAGCTTTCCTTACAAATGGGAGCTCTACTTCTAATATCCCAGAACTTCATTTGCatacatgatttttttatatGTCTATTGTATATATGGGAGCTTATGATCCTAGATCTTTTAAATAATCTACATGACTATTATATGCAGGGCATTCATGTGTTAAATTAAGTATAAATTCACTAAAATGGAAAACTGGGAGGGGCTTGATGAATAATCAGTAAAGATAAGGAGTCGTAGAAATGAGCCCTATTGTTTCTGGATTTCAATAAGATATAGCTCCAACATCTGGgttaaaaaaacattaataatCCTAAGAAGTTAAAAGGTTTAAAAACCTTTCATCTAATGTATTGGATGATTCTACTATGGAAGATATACATAAAAGCATACAAAAGAATTGCAAAGAATGTTTTGGACTGGCTAggattttcttatctgcaaaaaaagaggagattggattagatgatagCTGAGGTCAGTCCCTACTCTAAAATGTTTGATCCCATGTTCTGTAACAACCAGAAGGGGCAGCTATggagtgtagtggatagaacacctgccctagagtcagaaggactggtCCCAAGCAGCagccaagtcacctaaccccattaccTCACAGAAAAGCAAACTAACAGTGgtggctacgtggcacagtggatagaaccccggccctggagtcaggactccctgagttcaaatccaacctcagccacttaatgattatctgtgtggccttgggcaagccgctttaaccccattgccttgcaaaaactaaagagagaaaaaaaaagcaaacaaagagtaaccAATAGTATAACTGGTACATTTAAGCAGAATTGTGAAATaatagaattagaaggaaacttaaatgattttcatccattcccccttattttactgataagatAAATGTGATGTCCATGATAGTTTAGTCATTTTGCATCCCCATTTTATGTTTTCATGGCAGAGATAATGGAATAGTTTGCCCTgtccttctccggctcattttacaaatgaggaaagtgaggaaaacAGGATCAAGTGGCTTGCCACAGGTCACAAAGCTTcctgagctcaggaagatgagacttcagACCCAGTCATCTAACCCCTGGGACATCTGTTTGTCTGATGTCACAAAAATGGTGAATTACATATGTTCTTTCGATTGAACCACCAAACATATATATCTGAGGCATAAGCATTATATGTGACCCATAGACAGATCTGCACTTAGGGCAAATGTCAGGGCATCATCTTAAATGCAACATTGGAATGTAGTCAGACGGACTTCTTTCTTATTGTGGTACACAGACTGACATTAAAGCCCTGACATGGGGGATGTGAGCTctaggagaagaagagaaagtagGGTTGCCCATAGGTGAAAGTCAGAGAGGAGAGATATAACTATACCTGATAATCACTGAACCTCTCAAGGTACACCTGTTTCCCTTTTGCCTAGCCCAAACTCCCTAAGGACATAGGACAGACATTGAGGATATGTGTCTTCCTGCTCCTCAGCTGGGTTGTTCCCAAGGGCAGAGATTCCACTGTTGACAGTTAtgaacaaaataagcaaaatgtCAATTCTTATGAAAACATTAtcactttttctaaaaaaaaaacagaccatttccatttaaagttactattaaaataaaattaacattttttcaattgttattGCAATCAATTTTCAAATTCCTTATTAACTATTATGTGTTTATGATACTCCTagattaatatttcatttttgttgcaTTTAATTTTCTACTTATCTGTCATACTTCTTATGATAAATTAcagaaacatttattagataGTTACAGATTGAACACATAGCAAAAGCATAGATATTAAtctgacaaaatagaaaataaatgagggTAAAATCTTGATGTGTGTACTTATTGTTTTAACATACATATTCATCCTAATCCTAAGTAAATTCCAGTCCTGGAGATGTGGAAGAAAACTCTGGACTCATCACTAGCATTAAAATAGCATGAGTACATCATGcatatcttttctttatttatgaGTTCATATAACTAAACAAAGGAGAAATACATTTTAAGTTAGAAAATCACCAATTAGCTTGTTATTAAGTGATATAGCAATAAATTTTCTGATGTTAGTTACCAGACAAACCTTATAGTTTCATAATTAAATTTTATCACTGCCAAAAATACGCActtatttaggaaaaaattttaaaggaagactGTTTCTTCCACACACTTCAAAACAGCAGGTATATGTCTAACTAGATGACAGAAAAGAGAATGTTGACttttatatacataataatttattaatattagatTTAGATGCTGACAGATATATAGGACATAATACATTGATTGCTGAAATAAAGACAGGGGGAGAAATAGGTATGAACTCTACTTCTGAATGAATCAGTGAGGCATAAGAGTTAGGAAAATGACAGATCCCTTTTCAGATATGACCATAGTCAGAGTCAATTTCTCATGCATTGCAAAGCAGTTTTCTTTGTTCTATAAATTTCTTGTTTATCATTTTAGCCACAATATTCAAATCTCAAATAAGAAGTAGATACCTTAAAGAAAACTCatgaattttctttataaataattcATGGAAATAGAACAATTAAAATAATCCAAAAACACAAATGTAAGTAGCCTAAAAGAACTTCTTTAAGTGACAGGTACTAAATGTATTCCATATCATGagcttcatatttatcttttttttctttttttttaagccatCAGGCTTCCTTTATATAATGAGTAAAAAAAGATTATGTAGAATCAGCAGCTTTTACTACTTCTCAGCATGAAATTGTTAGTCTTTCTGAAAAAACATGTCAGTATTTTTAAGACTAAATTAAAACTTTGTGTAAAGCAAAATTATAACATACATTCTTCAATAATGTTTGTATACAGGTTCAGTTAGATGAATAATAAAATCCACTTAAAATTATATACAAGGCAAAatgtttctctctatatataagaTTAATGTTCactttattcacttttttaaaaagactagtCTATTTTCTTACTGATTACAAATGAATAGATTCATTACTCCTTACAGTCTTTCTGAACTGGATTCTTCATTTATCAAGTAGATTTAATTTCTCAATAAAGATGATACCAATTTATACCCATAAAGAAAACAGAGaatatacaaattattttcttctctatattaTTAAGTTCCTGGTTCCCTGAAAttcacttcttcctctcctctgcttctgaattttttcttcaaaattgtcttgtccaatgaagtcttctctgatcccccatttatttatttttgtgtatattaTATTCTGCCTCCTTTCTCCCTATGCCCCCCACCATCTGAAATCTCATTAAGATCAgtgtaagttttatttttttttgaatcctCAGCTGGTAATATAATATGTTGCATATGGTAAGCACCTAATGTTTGAATACAATAGCAAAGGAATACATTCAATCATATACTTGTAAGTGTAATTATTGTAGTCATATCTTCTCAAGAATCCCTCTTGTTACAACTTGAAAACTTTAAacatttagtatatatatatttataataaactcCAAGAACCAATCATGTCAGTAACccatacatatttattatctgAAGTCCTGTGAATTTAAGAGAAGTAGATCTCTTGAGGTCAGACTAAACAAAGGGCTAAAAGGTACACTCAGGAATCACTGCACTAAGCCCTAAAGTGTGTGTGGTCATATCCTGTTTGTTACTAATTCTCTCTAAGTTTTGGTCTTATGGTGAGTATGCTCTGAAATGGAttcagaaaattatcaaaattgcaaaattctCTCTCTAATTGACTTGAACTCCCATCTTTCTCCCAT
This window harbors:
- the MRPL36 gene encoding large ribosomal subunit protein bL36m; this translates as MTSLFVKKMMLTISSPLFHLSRCPAKPFSVSAFLFASRQSAVPRDAGPVKYSSVIHPFLSRYLLPSFQPALGFKTKAVLKKRCKDCYFVKRRGRWFVYCETNPRHKQRQLKSF